The window GGGTGATAGGCTACCGGCATTTCAAACGGCCATTTTGAATGAACGATTTATCGGGATTGAAGCAGCTTTTGCTGGTGGTTTTGATCTTCGTGCCTTTCGAGCGACTGCTCGCCGCGAGGCCTCAGAAGATTCTCAGGCGTGGCCTGCTGACCGACATGGCCTTCCTGTTTCTCAACGGGTGGCTGGTGGTAGGCGGCGTGATCGCCATCATGACGGCGGCCGTTCTGGTCAATCAGTCGATCCTGCCGGCAGCGCTGACGCAGACGATCGGCGATCTTCCGTATCTGGTGCAAGTGCCCATCGTGATCCTGATCGCGGACCTCGGCGTCTACTGGACGCACCGCATCCTGCACGTCGTGCCTGCCATGTGGGAAATCCATTCCGTTCATCACGCGGTCGAGGAACTGGATTGGCTCGCTGCGGTTCATCAGCACCCGCTCGACGTCATCTTCATGAAGGCCGGGGCGCTGTTTCCGCTTTACGCACTCGGTTTCTCCGCGGAAGCGATCGCCACTTACCTTCTGATCTACTTCTGGCAGACCTGGCTGGTTCACGCCAATGTCCGCCTGAACTACGGACCACTGCGACACATCCTGGTGTCGCCGGAATTTCACCACTGGCACCACAGCAGCGAGACGGAAGCCAGGGACAAGAACTTCGCCGGACTGTTCTCGTTCTACGATGTGCTGTTCGGGAGCGCCCACCTTCCGAAGGGGCAGAATCCCAAGACATTTGGCGTCGATCATCCAATGCCTTCCAGCTATCTGGCGCTCCTGGCCTACCCGATCGTCGCGTGGACCTCGAAGCGCAAGCGCAACGACCCGCCAGCCGCCCAACCTCACATGCCAAGTGGTGGCGAGCCTGCGCAGCCGCGCCAGAGCGCGCCGCTGAGCTAACTCCGCAGGCTCTTGTCGCCGAACCAGCGCCGGCAGGCGCGGCTGAAGCTCGTTGCGTCGGTGTAGCCGAGCGCGGCCGCCATCTCGTCGCGCGATTGCGTGCCCGCCGCGAGCATTGTCCGGGCGCGCTCGCGCAGCACGCCGTCGAGCAGCGGCCGGAAGGCGCAGCCCGCCTCCGCCAGCCGCCGCACCAGCGTCCGCCGCGAGGTGCCGACGAGGCGCGCGGCCTCCTCCTCGCCGAGCCGCTGCGGCAGCCGCGCCGCAATCAGGCTCTCGACGATCCGCGCCAGCGCCGCGGTGTCCGAGCGCGGCTTCTCGATTTCCTCGAGCGCTTCGATGGCCTTGGCGTGCAATTCCGGATCGGCAAACGGCGAAGCCCGCGCGCATAGCTGCTTGGGCACGTCGAAGATGAAGGCGGCGGCGTTGAACTTCACGGCGCAGGAATAATACGGCATCAGCCGCTCCACGCCCGCAGGCGGCGGCCAGGGAAACTGCAAGGTCGCCTGATCGATCGCATCCTCGAGCAGCTGCGCATAGACCGCATGCACGTTGAGGCTGACCGCCAGCGCCACGGTGCGCCATAGCGCGGCATCCATGGCGACCGCAGGAGAGATTTCAATCTGGATCGAGCGCGGTGTTGTGCGCAGCCGGTTACGGATGAAGGGCGCGCGGGTCGACCCGAAGCGCGCGCCGGTGTTGAGCGCGTCCGCGATGGTCGGCGCCGTCCTGGTCGCGACGTCGAGCGCGCCTTGCAGCGATGTCGACCAAACCGCCGCGGCCGACAACGGCCACAGCTCACCATGCCGGCGAGTGATGTTGGCGGCGAGGATCATCAGCGACGACACCGGCATGTGAGCGCCGGGCTGGTCGAGCACGTCCTGCTGGATTGCGGTGCCCTGCAGCAGCTCGTCGCGTTCGCCCCGCGTCTTGCCGAACGCCCGCACCAGCGCCCGCGCATAGCTCACGGACACCGGCGTGCGAAGGGCATCGGCCTCCGATCCCTGCATTGCCTTGGCGCCCTCCCTCGCGAGCGTCCAGCCGAACAGATCCGGTGGAACAGGTTTGGCGCAAAATGCCACAAAATTGGCCTGTTGGGAACTGGCGGCGCAGGCCCGCCTCGCGGCATCCTCTCTGCAACAACGGCGAAACGCCGCCTCGACAAGAAATGCTGGAGGGAATGCGATGATCTTCACGGGCACCAATGCCGCTGGCGAAACGATCACCTACCGGGACGGCAAGCGCTATCTGTGGATGCTCTCGTT of the Bradyrhizobium quebecense genome contains:
- a CDS encoding sterol desaturase family protein; this encodes MNDLSGLKQLLLVVLIFVPFERLLAARPQKILRRGLLTDMAFLFLNGWLVVGGVIAIMTAAVLVNQSILPAALTQTIGDLPYLVQVPIVILIADLGVYWTHRILHVVPAMWEIHSVHHAVEELDWLAAVHQHPLDVIFMKAGALFPLYALGFSAEAIATYLLIYFWQTWLVHANVRLNYGPLRHILVSPEFHHWHHSSETEARDKNFAGLFSFYDVLFGSAHLPKGQNPKTFGVDHPMPSSYLALLAYPIVAWTSKRKRNDPPAAQPHMPSGGEPAQPRQSAPLS
- a CDS encoding helix-turn-helix domain-containing protein; translated protein: MQGSEADALRTPVSVSYARALVRAFGKTRGERDELLQGTAIQQDVLDQPGAHMPVSSLMILAANITRRHGELWPLSAAAVWSTSLQGALDVATRTAPTIADALNTGARFGSTRAPFIRNRLRTTPRSIQIEISPAVAMDAALWRTVALAVSLNVHAVYAQLLEDAIDQATLQFPWPPPAGVERLMPYYSCAVKFNAAAFIFDVPKQLCARASPFADPELHAKAIEALEEIEKPRSDTAALARIVESLIAARLPQRLGEEEAARLVGTSRRTLVRRLAEAGCAFRPLLDGVLRERARTMLAAGTQSRDEMAAALGYTDATSFSRACRRWFGDKSLRS